The genomic segment GACCGTACGGCAACGGGCGGGGCATGCGGCGCCGCGGGCGTGGTCAACGGGGCACCAGGTCCGTGGCGGGCGGCGGGATGGCGCCTCGGACGGGCTAAACGCCCTGCCCTTTCGCACCGGGGCGGCCGCCTTGTCCGCAGCAGGGGCTGTCCCGTAATCCGTGGTGGACCAGCCGTCAGCCCCGACGACGTGCCGGCCGACGCCGTCACCTCCTCCGGCTCCGGCCTCGACCCGGACATCTCCCCGGAATACGCCGAGCTCCAGATCCGCCGCGTCGCCGAGCAGAACCACCTCGGCGTCGACCAGGTGACCAAGCTCGTCGACGACCACACCAGCGGACGCATCCTCGGCTTCATCGGGGAACCCCGCGTCAACGTCCTCCAGCTCAACATCGCGCTGAAGAAGCTCATCGGGCGGTGACGGGGCCTGCGGTCAGGCGGGGCGGCGGTCGGCCTCGGCGACCTCGTTGATCTTCCCGAACGGGACGTGCACGCTGGGCGTCGTCCGCGAGGTGCTGACCAGGTGGGTCTCCTGATCGTCGAAGAAGATGTGCGGCCTGAGGATCTTCATGATCTCGCCCTTGTCGATGCCGCCGAGGAAGAAGGCGTCGTTGACCCTCAGGCCCCACTCCTTCAGGCTGGTGACCGCGCGCTCGTGGGCAGGCGCGTTCCGCGCGGTGACGATGGAGACGTGGAGACGGATCCGGTAGTCGGGATTCCTCCCGCGTTCCTCCTCCTCGCGCTGCTGGATGCGGTTCACGCCGGCGAGGAATTCCTTGAGCGGCCCGGCATCGTGCGGGATCGCGGCGTTCCTCGTCTCGTGGGCGCGGAACTCTTCGATTCCGCCCGCCTGGTACACCTGCTCCGACTCGTCGCCCGCGAGTACGCCGTCGAAGTCGAAGGAGATGCGCAGGTCGTCGTCGTCCAAGTCGTCCTCGTGCGGTGCACCCAGGACGTGTCCGGCCGCCAGACCGGAGGAGACGGCCTCGCGGACGTCCTGCTCGTTCGCCGACAGGAACAGCGACATGTTGAGCGCGGGCATGAAGTTGTACGGTGATCGGCCCTGCCGGAAGATGGCCCGGCTTATCGGCAGCCCGTGGGACGCTATGGAGCGCATGACCCGCAGGCCGGTGTCGGGGTCGTTGCGGGACAGGACGATGACCTCCACCAGAGGGTCGTCGGCCGCGTTCAGGTTGTTCAGTGACAGCAGACGCCGGATGAACGGGAACGCCACTCCCGGGCGGAGTTCGTCGTCCCGGTGCTCTTCCTGGTAGTCGCGGTAGCCCTTCTCGCCCTGCTCGCGGAAGATGGCGCCCGACTCGGTCAGGTCGAAGAGAGCGCTGGACGCGATTCCGACGACGAGCCGGTTCGAAAGTTCGTAGCCCACAGCAACCCCTTGGTCGGCCCACTCCTCATGTCGTCGCATCTTCGCACCGTGGGTTTTCCGCTGGTGCCGACGGGTGGCTGCCGGACGGTTCGGGCGCGGGCGGGCCGCCCGCCCGCGCCCGGACACCGGGGCGGGGCGGGCGGCAGGATCTCTCAAGCGGGGACGGGTGCCACGCGGGTGCCGGCCAGGGAGGCCAGGGCGGCCACGATCTCGTCGCTCCTGGTCTTCGCGTCGCCGAAGAGCATGGCGGTGTTCTCGCGGAAGAAGAGCGGATTCTGCACACCGGCGTATCCGCTGGCCATCGACCGCTTGAAGACGACGACGTTCGCGGCCTCCCAGACCCGCAGGACCGGCATGCCGGCGATCGGGCTGCCGGGGTCGTCCATGGCGGCCGGGTTGACGGTGTCGTTGGCGCCGATGACCAGGACGACGTCGGTGTCGGCGAGGTCGTCGTTGATCTCGTCCATCTCCAGCACGATGTCGTAGGGAACCTTGGCTTCGGCAAGCAGTACGTTCATGTGGCCCGGCAGCCGGCCTGCGACCGGGTGGATGCCGAACCGCACGTCGACGCCCCGGGATCGCAGGAGGCGGGTCAGTTCGGCGACCGGGTACTGCGCCTGGGCCACCGCCATGCCGTAGCCGGGGGTGATCACCACGCGGGAGGCGCCGGCCAGGAGTTCGGCGGTCTCGTCGGCGTTGGTCTCGCGGTGCTCCCCCTGCCCGTCGTCGCCGCCGCCCCCGGGCGCCTCGATCCCGAAGCCGCCCGCGATGACGGAGACGAAGGAGCGGTTCATGGCCTTGCACATGATGTAGGAGAGATAGGCACCCGAGGAGCCGACCAGCGCGCCGACGACGATGAGCAGGTCGTTGTTGAGCAGGAACCCGCTCGCGGCGGCCGCCCAGCCGGAGTAGCTGTTGAGCATGGAGACCACGACGGGCATGTCTCCACCGCCGATCGAGGCGACCAGGTGCCACCCGAAGAGCAGCGCGATCGCGGTCACGGCGATGACCGGCCAGAGCGTCGGGCGGGCGACGAAGAAAACGGTGAGGACCACGAAGGCGAGCAGCGCGCCGAGGTTGAGGAGGTTCTTACCGGGCAGCACGAGGGGGGCGGACTTGATCCTCGCGCTCAGTTTGAGGTTGGCGACGATCGAGCCGGTGAAGGTGACGGCGCCGATGAAGATGCCGAGGGAGACCTCGGCGTGGTGGATGCTCAGGAGCGATCCGGAGAAGCCGCCCTCGCCGTGGCGTTCGACCTCGATGTAGGAGGCCCAGCCGACCAGCACCGCGGCGAGACCGACGAACGAGTGCAGCAGTGCGATCAGTTCGGGCATGCCGGTCATCCGCACCACGCGGGCGCGCCAGATCCCGATGGCGGCGCCGACGGCGAGGGAGACCGCGAGGACGAGCGCGGTGGCGCCCCGTACGGAGGTGTCGTGGAGAGTCAGGCCGATGGTGGCGGCGAGGGCGACGGCCATGCCGGCGACGCCGTACGTCCAGCCCTGCCGGGCCGTCTCGTGCTTGCTCAGGCCGGCCAGGGAGAGGATGAAGAGCAGGGCGGCGACGAGGTACGCCGCGGTGGAGATCGAGGCTGCGGTCACGTCAGTTCCCCTTGCTGAACATGGCGAGCATGCGGCGCGTCACCGCGAAGCCGCCGACGATGTTGACGGAGGCGAGCAGGGTCGCGAGGCCGGCCAGCGCCTGGATCATGTGCCCGCCGAGCCCGACCTGGACCAGCGCTCCGACGACGATGACCCCGGAGATGGCGTTGGTGACGCTCATCAGGGGCGTGTGGAGCGCGTGGTGGACCTTGCCGATGACGTAGTAGCCGATGACGACCGCAAGGGTGAGTACGGTGAAGTTCTGCGGGATCGGCGCCGGGGCGAACGCGATCACCAGCCAGAGCAGGGCGATTCCGGTGAGGACGAGCGCGAGCTTCGCGGGGCCGGGCAGGGTCTTCTTCCGCGGCGTGGGGACCGCTGTGGCGGGCGCGGTGGAAGGGGCCGCGCTGACCTGGACCGGGGGCGGCGGCCAGAGCTTCTCGCCCCGCCCGTCCCCGGTGGCGCGGACGACCGTGATGCCGCGCTGGACGGGGTCGTCGAGATCGAGGACGGCGCGGCCGTCCTTTCCGGGTGTGAGCAGCTTCAGCAGGTTGACGATGTTGGTGCCGTACAGCTGGCTGGCCTGGGTGGGGAGGCGGCCCGCCAGATCGCCGTAGCCGAGGATGGTCACGCCGTTGGCGGTGACGACCTTCTGGCCCTCTACGCTGCCGGCGACGTTGCCGCCCTGCGCGACGGCCATGTCGACGATCACCGAACCGGCCTTCATCGTGGCGATGTCGGCTTCGGTGATCAGCCGGGGGGCCGGGCGGCCGGGGATGAGGGCGGTGGTGATGATGATGTCGACGTCGGCGGCCTGGGCGGAGTAGAGCTCGGCGGCGGCGGTGTTGTACAGGTCGGTGGTGGCCTTGGCGTAGCCGTCGCCGGACTGCTGGGCTTCTTCGTCGACGACGACCGGAAGGTATTCGCCGCCCAGCGACCGGACCTGGTCGGCGACCTCGGGGCGAGGGTCCGTGGCCCGTACGACGGCGCCGAGGCTGGACGCGGCGCCGATCGCCGCAAGGCCCGCGACTCCGGCGCCGGCCACGAGCACCTTGGCCGGCGGAACCTTTCCGGCGGCGGTCACCTGGCCGGTGAAGAACCGGCCGAACTCGTGGGCGGCCTCGATCACGGCGCGGTAGCCGGCGATGTTGGCCATGCTGGACAGGACGTCCAGGGACTGGGCGCGGCTGATGCGCGGCACGGCGTCCATGGCCAGGACGGTGATGTCCCGTTCGGCGAGGGCGTCCACGAGCGCGGTGTTCTGTGCCGGGGCCAGTATGCAGACGAGGTGGGCGCCGTCCTTCGGCTTGTCGATGTCGTCCGGCGAGGGGCTGTTGACGCGCAGGACGATGTCCGCGCTCCACGCCTCGTTCGCGGTGCCCACGATGGCTCCGGCCTCGGTGTACGCGAGGTCGGTGAAGGCGGAGAGCTCGCCCGCTCCGGACTCGACGACCAGTTCGTAGCCGAGGGCGATGAGCTGTCTGACGGTCGTGGGTGTCGCGGCGACGCGGGTCTCCCCGGTCGGCTCGCGAGTCACTCCGATGCGCATGGATTGGGCTCCTTCGGAAACGTGGGCCGTCGTGCACGGTTGGCGAGGGGGCGGGGGTCTGATGCTGCCCCGTTCAACCGGGGTGACACCAGACCTGGTTGGGGCGTGGATCGGCACACGGGGTCCGGGTTGACGGCCGTACCCTTCGAGCGGTAGATCGCCGGTGCTGGGCGGCCACGGGCTGCTGGTTTCCTGTGGACGTTCCGACGGTTCGGCCCGGTCCACGGCCGTGGCGACGACCGGGCGAAGCTTACTGTGCCGATCAACTCATTTTCCACGTAAGGCTGTTGGAACATGTGCCGGTGCGGTCGGCGGATCGCTGCGACGGCTCGTGTCCCGTGAGGGCCCGCCGCGTCTCGCGCGTACCCGTCCGTCGCGGATCAGGTTCCTCTGCCTTCGTCCCGGGTGATCAGCCCGCGGTACGCGGCGCGCGACCGACGGCAGCCTCGCGGCGGGACGCGTGTGGGGGCTGGTCGCCGGTCCGTCGCCCGTACGGAGTGAGCTCACGTCCTGAGGCTGGAGACGCGGCAGCCCGTTCCGGCCCGAGGCGGGGGCACAGGGGGTGGTGGTGGCGGCTTCGCGAACGGGCCGCGGTCCGGTGGACGTGTCCGGTCCGGGCACGTGCCGGGGCCGTGGCCGCCCGCCCGGTGAGACCGGGCGGGTGCGTCCGTGACCGCGAGGCGGGAATGTGCGTTCACAGGGCAGTGGGTGACCTCCACCCATCGGCCGCCGAGCAGGCCGGCCCGCGCGGCGCGGGGAGTTCCACGCTGATGCGCGCCTCGCCCGCCCGCGTGCCCTCCCGGCGCCGACATGCCCGAAGGAGCGACACCGTTGACGACGGAAGACCATCTGGCCCCGAGCCCTCCGCCACCGGACCTCTTCGGCTCCGCCCAGGCATACGCACGTCACCGGCCGGGGGTTCCGGCAGAGGCGGCCCGGCTTCTCGCCCGGACGCTCGCCCGGGTGCCCGGTCCGGCGCTGCTGGACCTCGGGACGGGAACCGGCCAAGTGCCGCTTTCCTTGCTGGGGTTGGTTCCATTGGCCCATGTGTCCCTGGTGGACACGGGGATGGAGCGGATGCGTGCCGCGTCCGACGGACTCCTGCCGGAACTGGGCGCGTCGCACGTCGCGCGGTTCGTCGGCCGGGCGGAGGACTTCGAGCCCGAGGGTTCGGCTCCCCGCCCGCATCTGATCACCTGCTGCCGGGCCTTCCACTGGATGGACCGGCCGGCCGTCCTCGCGATGGCGGACCGGGTCGCCGCGCCGGGTGCCGCCTTCGCGGTGATGGACGACGGAAGCCTGTGGACGCACGACGCCGACTGGACGCATGCGTTGCGGGCGCTGATCCAGTCGTACCTGGGGCCCGTCCGCCGCGCGGGTGCGGGCGACGCGTACGTGGAGCCCGCTCGATCGTACGCCGAGGACCTGGCGGCGTCGGCGTTCAGCCGGGTGCGCACGTGCGCGTTCCCGGTTTCCCGGGTGTGGAGTCCGGACCGGGTGCTGGGGTATCTCGCGACGACGTCGTTCGCCGGCCCGGCGCACTTCGGTGACCGGCACCCCGCGTTCGAGGACGAGGTGCGGCGTCTGCTGACCGCGCGGGCCGGGCGCGGGCCGCTCACCGAGGAGAGCGTCTTCACCGTGCATCTGGCCCGGCGGCCCGGGGACCTCGGATGAGGGGCGAGACCACCGGTGAGCGGCGGGAGCAGCCCACCGCCCTGCCGGCCCGCGCGCCCTCGGACTTCCCCGCACCCTCGGACTTCCCCGCACCCTCGGACTTCCCCGCACCCTCGGACTTCCCCGGGCCGTCGGTCTCCCCCGGGCCGTCGGACTTCCCCGGGCGGCCTGAACGGGTGCAGCCGGGAGCCGTGGCCCCCGGCGGGGGCGCGTCGCCGCGCACGCCTCGGCCGGGGCGTGGCGTCGGCCGGTGCGTACCGGCCGGTGCCGCCCGGCGTTTCGCCGTTCCCGAGCCCCGGCCCGCCGTTCCCGCCGACGCGGCGGAGATCGCGCGTCTGAAGTCGGCGCACACCTGCTCCGAGCCGCTTTCCCCGGAGAGGCTCACCGCGACCCGCACTCTCCTGGCAGCACGTCTCACGGCGGCCGGCAGCGCGGTGGCCTACGTCGTCGACGCGCCGGCGGGCGGCGGGCTGGCGAGTTGCGCGCTCGCCCTGGTGCATCCGGTGTTCCCGTCGCGCGACTCCCCCGAGGGCCTCGCGGCACACGTGGACGCCGTCGCCACCGACCCCGCCCACCGCAATCGCGGCTACGCCAGTGCCGCGCTGGGCGCGCTGCTGCGGCATCTGGAGGGGCTGGGCGTCACCGAGTACGCGCTCCACACCGGCGGCGAACCGGTGCCGTTCTACGAGCGGTTCGGCTTCTTCCGCGATTCCGCGCTCCTGCGGATGACCCGGGCCCCCGCCCGGCGGCCCGGGGACGCGGCAGGCCTGTCGACCGCGCAGTTCGCGGAGACGGTCATGCACGCCACGGGATTCGCCGGGCTGTACTTCACCGACGAGGACGGCCGCCCCCTGCAGTTGCACGCGGTGTACTCCTCCTCGCACCCGTGGCAGGTCCCCGGCGGCACGATGGACCCGGGCGAGCGCCCCTGGGGTACGGCCGTGCGCGAGTGCCGGGAGGAGACCGGGATCGTCGTCGGGGGGCCTCCCCGCCGTCTGCTGGCCGCCGTCTACGGTCTGCCGGGCGCCCAGTGGCCGTACAGCACCTTCGGGTGCGTCTTCGACGGCGGGCGGCTCACCCGACGCCAGATCGAGGCGATCGTCCTGGATCCGGCGGAGCACGACGAGGTGCGCGTACGGCCGCTGGAGGAATGGCGGGACCACATGCCCGACGGCGACTACCGCAGGCTGGTGGCGATCGACGGTGCCCGGCGGTCGGGCGAGACGGCGTACTTCGACACCTGGGACTGGGAAGCGGAGTGAGGCGTCCCGCCCGGGCGGTCACCCGCCCGGGCGCGGACGCTGCCGGCGCCCGGTGTAACCACGAGGGGCGGGTCCGCCGCGTCCTCCTCGCGGCGGGCCGGCCCGTCGGCGGCGGCCGGATCGGGCGCGCCGTGCCGCTGCCGCGCGCCGTCGGTCCGTGAGGACCACCAGGCCGCTGGCGACCGCGAGGCCCAGGAGGACCGCGCCGAACACGGTGGCCCCGGTGGTCAGGCCGACGGCGTCGCTGAGGTAGCCGACGGTCACGGGCAGGATGCCCGCGGGGACGTAACCACCCACGTTCAGTGCGGCGTTGGCCTCCGCGAGGCGCCCGGGCGGGACGCTGGAGTTGAGTGGCGAAAGGCCGCCGAGCTGCCCCAGGCCCTGCCCTGCTCCGGCGAGCAGGGCGGAGGCCACCAGGGTGGGCGCCGAGGCGGTGTGCACGGCGGTGATCAGTACGGCCTCGAACGGTGCAGCCACGTACGGACCGAGGACCTCAACGCCCGCTTCCCCGGGCTCCTCGAACTCGTCGCCGCCTGGACCCCGCCGCAGCCCTGACCCAGCAGGCTCCCGGCCGGCGGATACGACGACGGGCCCCGGCGGCAGCCGCAGAACAGCGGCGGCCGCGGGAGCCCGTGGTGGCGGGTGAGCACGCCGGCCGGCCCCGCAAGGGGGCGATCGGCCCGGCTCGGCACCGGGTCGAGGGGCGGCTGATCGAGAGGCGGCTACGCGTCCGGTCCGGAAACCTTGGCCGCGAAGTCGTCCACCCGCTCCGGGGTGACCCGGACGATCAGCCGCCTCTCCTCGGGGCCCTCGGGAGGCGGGTCCTCCGCCGGATAGCGCTGCGAAAGGCGCTTCGGGAGCACCTTGTCCGGATCGGGCAGCAGTTCGGCGGTGCCCCGGATCTCCGCCGACCGTTACGGGTTGCCCCGGTCGAAGACCGTGAGGCTGACCCGCGGGTCGCGCTCGATGTTCCGGGCCTTCTTGCGTGCGGAGGTCACGGAGATGAGCAGCGTGTCACCCTCGCGCTCGAACCAGACCACGGAGGCCTGCGGCCCGCCGTCCGGGTTGATCGTGGCGAGGGTGGCGAGGGTGGCGAAGTTCCTGCCGTCGAGGAGCTCGGGGGTGGCGGGGTGGAAACCCTTGAACAACGTCATGCTCGGCGACAACCAAGCACCCACGCGATGTCTTCCCCCGGCGGCCACCCATGGGGTCCGGGCGCCAACCCGCGCCCGCCCGTCAGGCGTCCATGGTCGCAGCGAGCGAACGGGGGCGCAGGTCGGTCCAGTTGGCCTCGACGAACTCCAGGCACGCCTCCCGGGTGTTCTCCTCGAAGGCGATGGCCCACCCCCCGGGAACCTCGGCGAAGGACGGCCAGAGCGAGTGCTGGCCCTCGTCGTTCACCAGGACCAGGAAGCGGCCTTCGGGGTCGTCGAACGGGTTGGTGCTCATGTGTCAGCGCCTCCTCGGCGGACCGGCCGGGCGGCCGTGTCGAGCGGGTGGTTCGCGGCCGGACCGACGCCCACCCTGAGCGGAATCATCAGGTTAGGCTAACCTAATCACCGTGAGCCTAGCCTTTCGACTTCCCTCTCACAAGGAGACGTTGATGCTTCCCGTGACCGAACGCTTCCGTACCGGGGACGGAGCCCGCCCGCCGCTGGGCACGTGCCGCCGGACCACGGGCGCCCACCGCGCCACCGGCCGGCCATGACGGGCGCCCTCCCCGGCCTCGCGGCCGGCCGTCACCGTCCCCCGTCCTTCGCGGACTTCGGGCTGTCCGGCAGCCCGGGGACCGAGGCGTTCTGGGCGTCGGCGCGCAGTCCCGTGGTGGCGCCCTCCCCCGACGGCGGCTGGGTGGCCCTCTTCCTGTGGCGCGGGTCCCCCGCACGTGTCGTCTTCGAGAGCTGGTCGGAGCCGGTGCCCCTGCGCCGTTTCGGCGACACGGACTGCTGGTACGCCGAGATGGCGATGCCCGCGCGGCTGCGGGTGACCTACCAACTCATCACGGAGGAGGGGGCGTACGCAGATCCGCTCAACCCGGCGGGCGCCGGGGGTGACCGCTCGCTGGCCGCGGCCCCGGACGCCCCGCCGCAGCCGCACTGGCCCCTGGTCGGTGCGGACGACGTGCTGCCCCTTCCGCGTACGCGGCTGCGCTGGGCGAGCGGGCGGCTCGGCGGACGGCGCACCGTGCGGGTGCATCCGGCGGGCGGTGGCGGGCCGTTGGTGCTGCTGCTCGACGGGGACGACTGGCTCCATCTGCATCCGGCCACCACCGCGTTCGACTCGGCGGTGGCCGCGGGCGGGATGCCCCCGGTCACACTGGTCTTCCTGCCGGTGAAGGACCGGGAGGCGGAGTTCGGGTGCCGGCCCGAGCTGTGGGAGGCGGTCCGGGACGAGTTGCTGCCGCTGGTGGCGGAGTCCGGTGTGCCGGCGGACCCGGGCCGGCTGGTGGCGGTCGGGCAGAGCCTCGGCGGGCTGAGCGCGCTGCACGCGGCGCTGGACTTCCCGGACCTGGTGTCACGCGTCGCGGTGCAGTCGGGGTCGTTCTGGTGGTCCCAGGATGCCGTGGGTGCGGCGGACCCGCTGGGCGGTCCGCTGGGAGGCGCCCTGGCCGACCGGCTGCGGGAGCACCCCGGTCTGTCCGGGCTGCGCGTCGCGTTCGACGTGGGGGAGCACGAGACGCTGATGCTCCCCCACTGCGAGGTGGTCGAGTCGCTGGCCGAGGCGGCCGGGGCGACCGTACGGGTCTCGCGGTCGCCCTCGGGCCACGACCGGGTGGGCTGGCGGCACGCCCTGCTCAGGGATGTCGCCTGGGCGCTGGGCTGAGCCCCGGCTGATCCTTCCGCCCCGGCGGGGTCACCGGGCCACGGCCCGGCAGTACGCCTCGTCGGTGGCGAGGAGGTGGCGGTGGGTGGCCTCGGCGGTGATGACGCCGTCGTCCAGGACGAGCACCCGGTCGGCGGCGTCCAGCAGGGCCGGGCTGCTGGTGAGCACGACCGTGGTGCGTCCCCGGCGCAGCTCGGCGACGTTGCGGGCGACGAGCTGCTCGGTGACCGCGTCGACCGCCGTGGTCGGGTCGTGCAGGACCAGGATGTCGCTGTCGGCGGCCAGGGCCCGGGCCAGGGAGAGCCGCTGGCGCTGCCCTCCGGAGAGATTGGCGCCCCGGTCGCGGACGACGTGGTCGAGCCCTTCGCGGTGCAGGGCGACGACGTCGGTCAGCAGGGACGCCTCGACGGCCTCGGGGATCATACGGCTGGTGCCGGAGGGATCGATGTTGGTACGGAGCGTGCCCGCGAAGATCTCCCCGTCGTACGGGTTCACCAGCATGTGCCCGCGTACCGCCTCGGCCGGCAGGCCGCCGATCTCCTGACCGCCGATCCGCACCACCCCCTCGTACGCGTGGGGCGGTACGTTCAGCGCCAGGATCGCCGCGAACTCGGCGGCGGCGCGCGGCTGGTAGGCGGCGATCGCGACGAACTCCCCCGCGGCGACCTGCAACTTGAGCTCGCGCAGTGAACCGTGACGGACGCGGTCGATCTCCAGGTCGCCACCGGGCTCGGGGCTTCCCGTGCCCGGGGCCGCGACCGGCGGGGCGTCCAGGACCAGCGCCATCCGCTCCGCCGAGGCGCGCGCCATCATCACGTACTTCGGCATCTCCGAGAACAGCTTCATCGGTTCCATGATGAACTGCGCCAGTCCCACCGCCATGACGAGTTCCCCGACGGTGATCTGCCGGTCGAAGGCGAGCCAGCCCGCCGCCAGGGTCACGACGGCCGCGAGAGCCGCGTTGAGGGCCATCGAGGCGCCCGCGTAAGCTCCGTTGACCCGGGCGACGGTGATCGCCTGCTGCTTCGCCTCGGTGCTGAGCTTGCGGTAGGAGCGGAACGCGGCGTGGTTGCCGCCGAAGCCGTGCAGCGGGCGCAGGCCGGTGATCAGGTCGGCGACCTTCGCACCCGCCCGCGCCACCCGGGCCTGCTGCTCCTTGGTGCTCGCGCCGATCCGTTTCGACATCACGCCGAGGACCGAGAGGATCGCGGCGGCTCCCACGAACACCAGCAGGCCGAGACGC from the Streptomyces sp. NBC_01335 genome contains:
- a CDS encoding MbtH family protein, whose protein sequence is MSTNPFDDPEGRFLVLVNDEGQHSLWPSFAEVPGGWAIAFEENTREACLEFVEANWTDLRPRSLAATMDA
- a CDS encoding GNAT family N-acetyltransferase, with amino-acid sequence MRGETTGERREQPTALPARAPSDFPAPSDFPAPSDFPAPSDFPGPSVSPGPSDFPGRPERVQPGAVAPGGGASPRTPRPGRGVGRCVPAGAARRFAVPEPRPAVPADAAEIARLKSAHTCSEPLSPERLTATRTLLAARLTAAGSAVAYVVDAPAGGGLASCALALVHPVFPSRDSPEGLAAHVDAVATDPAHRNRGYASAALGALLRHLEGLGVTEYALHTGGEPVPFYERFGFFRDSALLRMTRAPARRPGDAAGLSTAQFAETVMHATGFAGLYFTDEDGRPLQLHAVYSSSHPWQVPGGTMDPGERPWGTAVRECREETGIVVGGPPRRLLAAVYGLPGAQWPYSTFGCVFDGGRLTRRQIEAIVLDPAEHDEVRVRPLEEWRDHMPDGDYRRLVAIDGARRSGETAYFDTWDWEAE
- a CDS encoding 5'-nucleotidase gives rise to the protein MGYELSNRLVVGIASSALFDLTESGAIFREQGEKGYRDYQEEHRDDELRPGVAFPFIRRLLSLNNLNAADDPLVEVIVLSRNDPDTGLRVMRSIASHGLPISRAIFRQGRSPYNFMPALNMSLFLSANEQDVREAVSSGLAAGHVLGAPHEDDLDDDDLRISFDFDGVLAGDESEQVYQAGGIEEFRAHETRNAAIPHDAGPLKEFLAGVNRIQQREEEERGRNPDYRIRLHVSIVTARNAPAHERAVTSLKEWGLRVNDAFFLGGIDKGEIMKILRPHIFFDDQETHLVSTSRTTPSVHVPFGKINEVAEADRRPA
- the pntB gene encoding Re/Si-specific NAD(P)(+) transhydrogenase subunit beta; the protein is MTAASISTAAYLVAALLFILSLAGLSKHETARQGWTYGVAGMAVALAATIGLTLHDTSVRGATALVLAVSLAVGAAIGIWRARVVRMTGMPELIALLHSFVGLAAVLVGWASYIEVERHGEGGFSGSLLSIHHAEVSLGIFIGAVTFTGSIVANLKLSARIKSAPLVLPGKNLLNLGALLAFVVLTVFFVARPTLWPVIAVTAIALLFGWHLVASIGGGDMPVVVSMLNSYSGWAAAASGFLLNNDLLIVVGALVGSSGAYLSYIMCKAMNRSFVSVIAGGFGIEAPGGGGDDGQGEHRETNADETAELLAGASRVVITPGYGMAVAQAQYPVAELTRLLRSRGVDVRFGIHPVAGRLPGHMNVLLAEAKVPYDIVLEMDEINDDLADTDVVLVIGANDTVNPAAMDDPGSPIAGMPVLRVWEAANVVVFKRSMASGYAGVQNPLFFRENTAMLFGDAKTRSDEIVAALASLAGTRVAPVPA
- a CDS encoding class I SAM-dependent methyltransferase — its product is MTTEDHLAPSPPPPDLFGSAQAYARHRPGVPAEAARLLARTLARVPGPALLDLGTGTGQVPLSLLGLVPLAHVSLVDTGMERMRAASDGLLPELGASHVARFVGRAEDFEPEGSAPRPHLITCCRAFHWMDRPAVLAMADRVAAPGAAFAVMDDGSLWTHDADWTHALRALIQSYLGPVRRAGAGDAYVEPARSYAEDLAASAFSRVRTCAFPVSRVWSPDRVLGYLATTSFAGPAHFGDRHPAFEDEVRRLLTARAGRGPLTEESVFTVHLARRPGDLG
- a CDS encoding ABC transporter ATP-binding protein yields the protein MKTTADTQRPRQGADILRTALRRNLGAMAWGTVLMGLYQAGETAFPIALGLIVEHTMQERGLGRLLLSIGALAVIITTVSLSWRFGMRILQKANTTEAHHWRVRVAACGLQPVSRDMDLKSGEVLTIATEDADQTADIIEVVPLLVSSVVAILVAGTALGLADLRLGLLVFVGAAAILSVLGVMSKRIGASTKEQQARVARAGAKVADLITGLRPLHGFGGNHAAFRSYRKLSTEAKQQAITVARVNGAYAGASMALNAALAAVVTLAAGWLAFDRQITVGELVMAVGLAQFIMEPMKLFSEMPKYVMMARASAERMALVLDAPPVAAPGTGSPEPGGDLEIDRVRHGSLRELKLQVAAGEFVAIAAYQPRAAAEFAAILALNVPPHAYEGVVRIGGQEIGGLPAEAVRGHMLVNPYDGEIFAGTLRTNIDPSGTSRMIPEAVEASLLTDVVALHREGLDHVVRDRGANLSGGQRQRLSLARALAADSDILVLHDPTTAVDAVTEQLVARNVAELRRGRTTVVLTSSPALLDAADRVLVLDDGVITAEATHRHLLATDEAYCRAVAR
- a CDS encoding pyridoxamine 5'-phosphate oxidase family protein codes for the protein MTLFKGFHPATPELLDGRNFATLATLATINPDGGPQASVVWFEREGDTLLISVTSARKKARNIERDPRVSLTVFDRGNP
- a CDS encoding alpha/beta hydrolase-fold protein; this translates as MTGALPGLAAGRHRPPSFADFGLSGSPGTEAFWASARSPVVAPSPDGGWVALFLWRGSPARVVFESWSEPVPLRRFGDTDCWYAEMAMPARLRVTYQLITEEGAYADPLNPAGAGGDRSLAAAPDAPPQPHWPLVGADDVLPLPRTRLRWASGRLGGRRTVRVHPAGGGGPLVLLLDGDDWLHLHPATTAFDSAVAAGGMPPVTLVFLPVKDREAEFGCRPELWEAVRDELLPLVAESGVPADPGRLVAVGQSLGGLSALHAALDFPDLVSRVAVQSGSFWWSQDAVGAADPLGGPLGGALADRLREHPGLSGLRVAFDVGEHETLMLPHCEVVESLAEAAGATVRVSRSPSGHDRVGWRHALLRDVAWALG
- a CDS encoding Re/Si-specific NAD(P)(+) transhydrogenase subunit alpha is translated as MRIGVTREPTGETRVAATPTTVRQLIALGYELVVESGAGELSAFTDLAYTEAGAIVGTANEAWSADIVLRVNSPSPDDIDKPKDGAHLVCILAPAQNTALVDALAERDITVLAMDAVPRISRAQSLDVLSSMANIAGYRAVIEAAHEFGRFFTGQVTAAGKVPPAKVLVAGAGVAGLAAIGAASSLGAVVRATDPRPEVADQVRSLGGEYLPVVVDEEAQQSGDGYAKATTDLYNTAAAELYSAQAADVDIIITTALIPGRPAPRLITEADIATMKAGSVIVDMAVAQGGNVAGSVEGQKVVTANGVTILGYGDLAGRLPTQASQLYGTNIVNLLKLLTPGKDGRAVLDLDDPVQRGITVVRATGDGRGEKLWPPPPVQVSAAPSTAPATAVPTPRKKTLPGPAKLALVLTGIALLWLVIAFAPAPIPQNFTVLTLAVVIGYYVIGKVHHALHTPLMSVTNAISGVIVVGALVQVGLGGHMIQALAGLATLLASVNIVGGFAVTRRMLAMFSKGN